ccaacatatatGACGGTTGAACTTTCGATCAAACCGTTAATTTGTGATTAAggtttttgttatttatattaaacGGTGTAATAATATGCAAGTATTCAATGAGTATAGTTTGATCTCTTctcattataaaattttcaagcgTATAAAACTGTATTatgattttcatttaatttacaTCATCctatttatatgtttttctaATTGTAGTGATAGAAGAAGGGGTATGTTATCGGGTGCTTCCAAGGCATTGAGTAaggaattaaatattttatccgatcatatttataagaaacaattgacattttagatttattaaataattgatgtatttgggCTAGAATGTTTCTTGTAAATATATACCAGATACATcgattatttaatgaatataaaaagtccaatgtttcttgtaaataggactGGAGGGAGTCTGTCTCATTTTAAATGATATACTTTAAAATTATGCACGGTTCATATAACATACTTTGActctatttttctattaatatataaaGACAAAATATAGCATATAAGATGTTGTATTCGTCtcgataatatttttataatatcaaattttcataatttttctaataaattattataaatatttaagatCAAATTTGTGCATTAACATACAGGAACACAATCAAGTGCGTTATATAATATGAGACGGAtggaataatatttatattaaaaattgtataattaatgcattaaaagtttaaaaaaatgttggtttgcaagtgtgagttatatgtccacatcggataaaatagtaaaggttgaacaccttataagtaagaggacctttaaacccattgccttaaggttttgggtaagagtgtggtgtctctcttgcttgtgcggttgttctagcctcgatgtggacggtcccccaGGCTCCCCTCACTTacccaacagtggtatcagagtTCCGGTTCGACGAAGGGTGCAACCGAGGCAGCCAGTCGTTGCGCAGAAAGCCGCAACGGCGGTATAAGCAGCAAGTGGCTCCTTATGTAGGAACGCCGATACAGCAAAGTAAGAGCTTCCCCTTGAAGGGGGAGCATGATGAATagatggactcacacttgaTGGGGAGTGTTGgtttgcaagtgtgagttatatgtccacatcggataaaatagtaaaggttgaacaccttataaatAAAAGGACCCATAAactcattgccttaaggttttggataagagtgtggtgtctctcttacTTGTGCGGTtattctagcctcgatgtggacggtcccccaGGCTCCCCTCACTTACCCAATAGTGGTATCAGATCACTTACCCAACATCAATTTTATATACAGATTGAGTTGATTTGTATgggttgaaaaatcaaatccGCAGCCTGACCTGAGACCCATAAACTTAtggattatatttttcaattcaacTCAACTTATCTTGAATTAAATCAAAACATATGAATACGTGAGCAAGGGGAAATGACAATATAATTGTACTAATGGTCCAATCAGTAAACAttacaaaatgaaatatttataattcttaactttgaaaatcaacaacaatatttatttcattacaCAATACACACTTGCATCATTATCGTACACAaaacttattattaattaagcAAACTAATAACTACTAAAGAGATAGAGACTCAACAATGGATATGACATATTCAATCTGGTGATCATTTAATTTACTTTCCATTTTGTAGCTTGgactttttctcttttgctATCTCCGAGAGTAACCTAGCAAACCTAcaaatatatcaatattttttagagTTAGTTAGGactaatacaaaataaatattattataaattaaaagtaattaccTTTTGAGTTCTTCCTCAATGGTGCCCTTATCTGGAACAGTTTCATATATGCCAGTATCTAGATTCACTCTTgtaaattttttcttcaataaattcTCACCCACTTTTACTAgattattcaaattatttttagtagATACATCAACAGAAGCTAATTCCCCTTGTAATGTATCGTCCTGTTTGAAGCAACCACATAAGTTTGTAAGTTGTAACAATTTAACTAACGAGtattaatttaaacaaataCTTATATAAGAATAGAAATGCTAGTGAGTGCCTCTAGCACCGATTAAGGAAGTAAATACAGTGGTTTTGCATTAAAACTTGCTTAATCAATTCACAAAAATCTAAAAagtgttgtttttaatttaaaacttgcattttttattatcttaatcaatattttaagaCATTGGTTAACATGacttatataagaaaaatagaatCATGCAACAAACGTAGCAATGGATTCGTTTATCCGTTTTATGAATAGTTCCATTTTTTAATAGATATTATTtggtcaaacaaaaataaatctagatatgctttcatattaaaaaatcattcatcaagctAGGAAATTGCCGCACACTTATGCAATCATTATCAAGATTCAAATATTCCATCCATCCACTTGCAAGTAAGCTGAAAACAAAAATGACTTCAAATTTTACCAGagttttttgagcaaaaatttcaccatatatgtcatttgaaatGGACACCTTTTAGaaaaactttttacaaaaattggatacttttagtcctccaaaatagtccctataaaatgtaaatatagggaccataaataataaataaaaattttataaggactaataacttaaaaacttgttattttgtagagactaaaaacatatttaactcttaataaaaaaaatataaaaagaaaatagcatAAGAGGAGTATGATTACTTACTTGAATTCTGAGGTAGTTGTCTTGAGACTGAAGGGCAGTAAAAAGAACTGAGTTATGGTAATCAACCATATCAGTGCTAGCTTCATTGAAACAATCTATAATTGGTGTTGAACCAGAGTTGAATAACCATGTCAAAGCACCCCATTTAGCAACCATCTTAGCATTGTACTTTTGCTCACTCTTGTTTGATCCTGTCCCTATTGAGATCACTATAAAACGATCATACCCTATACCATTCCCACTTCTCCCAAGCcttatcatattttttgtcaCCTCTCTTATTGCAACCATTGTCTACAAAATAATCATCAAAAATCACATTAATTCTTTGTTATATACTTCAATATAAAGTTGATTAATATTTGGACCGTTGAAATTACGCGTTCAGTAAATTGATTATAAACAATCTCGACCATTAATTTCATATCAAACAGTACAAATCTTTAACTGCGTGACATCTTGACCATTGATTTTAGATTGAACGGTCCAAAAATAAGTTCGTAAATTAAAGTAAATAATATTACtctttagaattattttttagatcttataatctctatttttaatgcgaaacttaattattttttcttctttctaataTGCTTGGCCCTTGAGGCAGCCCTTACCGGATTGTTAGCGCACACGCCACCATCGATGAGATTGTATTCCTTGATGACTTTcccattttcatcttttttcgCGAAATAGTGAGCGGGCAAATAAGTTGGTGCAGCCGATGTAGCGATGCAAATATCTGCTAGTGGTACATCTAAAGTTGGCTCAGCATCAATctgcataaatatatatatgatcaaaGTTCAAGGTgattgaaatattcataatttaattaaacGTACCATGCATGTctatataaaaacaataatcaataCCTGATAGGAGGAAAAAATGGTAGGTTGAAGATTCTGAACATCAAAAGATGGAATAACAATGTTTGTCAAAGTTTGGCTCAAAAGTGTATCTTTTGTCATATTTCTTATCAGCTTATGAAGATACTCTCCATTGTACTTAGCTCCTGTCAATGCTTTTGTTATGTTTATCAGCGGTGCAAATATTCCACTGCATATGTTAAGTGATAATCCAATTAGTTCTTTTAATATAATGT
Above is a genomic segment from Medicago truncatula cultivar Jemalong A17 chromosome 5, MtrunA17r5.0-ANR, whole genome shotgun sequence containing:
- the LOC11409904 gene encoding patatin-like protein 1 isoform X1, which gives rise to MATPISYLDIKPVNFITVLSIDGGGVRGIIPGVILAYLESQLQEIDGEDARIADYFDVIAGTSTGGLITTMLAAPNPKDNRPLFAAKEIVPFYLQNLPSIFPQKSGIFAPLINITKALTGAKYNGEYLHKLIRNMTKDTLLSQTLTNIVIPSFDVQNLQPTIFSSYQIDAEPTLDVPLADICIATSAAPTYLPAHYFAKKDENGKVIKEYNLIDGGVCANNPTMVAIREVTKNMIRLGRSGNGIGYDRFIVISIGTGSNKSEQKYNAKMVAKWGALTWLFNSGSTPIIDCFNEASTDMVDYHNSVLFTALQSQDNYLRIQDDTLQGELASVDVSTKNNLNNLVKVGENLLKKKFTRVNLDTGIYETVPDKGTIEEELKRFARLLSEIAKEKKSKLQNGK
- the LOC11409904 gene encoding patatin-like protein 1 isoform X3, which produces MEAVKPVNFITVLSIDGGGVRGIIPGVILAYLESQLQEIDGEDARIADYFDVIAGTSTGGLITTMLAAPNPKDNRPLFAAKEIVPFYLQNLPSIFPQKSGIFAPLINITKALTGAKYNGEYLHKLIRNMTKDTLLSQTLTNIVIPSFDVQNLQPTIFSSYQIDAEPTLDVPLADICIATSAAPTYLPAHYFAKKDENGKVIKEYNLIDGGVCANNPTMVAIREVTKNMIRLGRSGNGIGYDRFIVISIGTGSNKSEQKYNAKMVAKWGALTWLFNSGSTPIIDCFNEASTDMVDYHNSVLFTALQSQDNYLRIQDDTLQGELASVDVSTKNNLNNLVKVGENLLKKKFTRVNLDTGIYETVPDKGTIEEELKRFARLLSEIAKEKKSKLQNGK